The Apium graveolens cultivar Ventura unplaced genomic scaffold, ASM990537v1 ctg7544, whole genome shotgun sequence genome has a window encoding:
- the LOC141704197 gene encoding zinc finger protein GAI-ASSOCIATED FACTOR 1-like, producing MASSATLSVMASSALPSAAERKQQKRRGINSSPDAEIVALSPKTLLATDRFSCDVCGKGFPREQNLQLHIRRHNLPGKLKQKTSHEIRKKVFICPEMGCVHHDPSRALGDITGIKKQFSRKHCEKKFSCHKCNMKYAVDSDLKAHNKICGTKKYKCEYGTTFPRPESFTYHRSMCDAACISANASNPGSMYLGPAADSQIPGSHQLLFTPRLGQGASNPNSFTSLLSGQSIGSAFNSYGRALGDRMSSVGVYGGGRT from the exons ATGGCTTCATCTGCAACTTTATCTGTTATGGCTTCTTCTGCCTTACCAAGTGCTGCTGAGAGAAAACAGCAAAAACGTCGAGGAATTAATTCAA GCCCAGATGCTGAAATTGTCGCACTGTCACCCAAAACTCTGTTGGCCACAGATAGGTTTTCGTGTGATGTGTGTGGGAAGGGTTTTCCAAGGGAGCAGAACTTGCAGCTACACATAAGGAGACACAATTTGCCAgggaagctcaaacaaaagacaAGCCATGAAATCAGGAAAAAGGTTTTCATTTGCCCTGAAATGGGTTGTGTCCATCACGATCCATCAAGGGCCCTTGGAGATATTACCGGAATCAAGAAACAATTTTCTAGAAAACATTGCGAAAAGAAATTTAGCTGCCATAAATGCAACATGAAGTATGCCGTAGACtctgacttgaaggcccataataAGATTTGTGGTACTAAAAAATATAAATGTGAATATGGAACTACCTTTCCCAG GCCTGAGAGTTTTACCTACCATCGTTCCATGTGTGATGCTGCTTGTATTTCCGCAAATGCTAGTAACCCTGGCTCCATGTACCTGGGCCCAGCTGCAGATTCACAAATTCCAGGGAGCCATCAGCTACTCTTCACTCCGCGGCTAGGACAAGGGGCCTCAAATCCAAATTCGTTTACTAGTTTGCTATCAGGACAATCCATAGGATCTGCTTTTAATAGCTATGGGAGAGCTCTGGGAGATAGAATGAGCAGTGTTGGAGTATATGGAGGTGGTCGCACCTAG